The following coding sequences are from one Saprospiraceae bacterium window:
- a CDS encoding T9SS type A sorting domain-containing protein — protein MLAKRLALLCFSVIALFHPYTSFNQSIHSVARQANAWMTAEDGILEVSPFNTLQSGRQVPGQVTTSTILEVNPTEYVKLFEKHNGAFRVKIPFNGKTLSLILYNSAAGDETTVSTSTLGEVIVKTGALFRGIIEGDNASLVGLSFFENGDIYGVISTPTDGNIVLGRFDDPLFTGIDQYMIYKESDLLITNDFACRQDELPEVPGSGLNDIQTQNAMAPGDKCVGFGIAVSFNMYSTAFGSSLANTTNYVNALLNNVGAIYATADVYIYLNTLFIYTTAGSDPNNYSAGTYEALLSFGFSLPDNYMNGNLFQLLTNHGLGGGIAWVNVLCVPVGTDPDGGPAAYEYKTSVSANLTTPITQVPTYSWNVMVVTHEFGHNIASPHTHACFWNGNNTAIDGCFTVEGGCAQPGYPAGGGTIMSYCHLGGRPGINFSLGFGPQPATLMVNTINSKTCFTSCCSSNLTIMADPDFCNPPGTNVTVTASGATVYSWRDGTGTFRYGNSISQIVNSNYTVTVTGFANGSCFGDEIVTLTADIACAATTDCFEYTGNIETWTVPDGVTSITIEAKGAQGGSNEDCPGNGGLGAVMKGTFAVTPGQQLKLLVGQQGGNGRSGAGNGGGGGGGSFVATIADIPMIVAGGGGGYQPVYCDPFSPVNIDANTGENGFDGYSDLGGSPSLFGIGGTSGNGATNSPDGGPAAGNGGGFYTDGEVCAFGFPGGGAFVNGGAGVVYPWDPGFGDGGFGGGACCDNWGGGGGGGYSGGGGSWHGPTNGGGGGSYNTGTSTMASVSQTGNGQICITYNAEPAACNPPVISCPAPVTVSCASQVPPVDTNGVRIVTSDCPDTPIRAFQKDSIVNQTCANRYTIYRFYTASNSAGTTRCSQIITVNDLTLPIVTCPAPVTVACSSSVPAPNIASVTASDNCGGTVNVIHVGDVISGRTCANKYTITRTYRGTDLCGNFATCTQLITVNDNVVPIARCKNITVSIDVSGNVTITPAMIDNGSTDNCTLTANLRYSISPSTFSCANAGVNNVTLNVYDECDNLGSCISSVTIIDAIPPTIVPACPTKTITLNAGPGECEVSWDAPPFMAMDNCPAGQYFGSINRVGNICRTNAAWQISGGAGAWGVMFDLVNTSGGQLNLQEVGWFSFANVTHNIYYRTAPGPYAPVQATASAWTLCASRVATHAGFTGPKDTFNLITGTAYDTLKACDPIIVDSSKIGCLTMAAGETRGVYIHAPGQASAYLSIFGDCTTGIFGDANVNTPVNGATYTGGLFTAPFVNSSFGFGNTNWIGHIGYAVATSNRVRLVQTCGAPYGPGCFFPIGCTTLCYTASDASGNVTNCTFDVCVNAYANPKRSLSCNDNIQVSLDENCFATIGADDILEGGPYGCYDDYIVEIRNWTTGQLIDRQPAVPGSQVGSQDIGKNYEAKVIDPATGNSCWGHITIEDKLAPELTCPADVTIGCTASTLPSNTGTPVVDENCSSYTLTYRDNVTQGSCALGYDKRIVRTWTAIDGSGNKGSCVQTITVSIGDLNDVLAPSNYDGVPGNKAMLACDAKIDRNKDVTPHEVAPDTCIDGYLLDSVYWRANPTRPNIYLGVGGAAGRRIPRVLGWNCIDDVNDANFGHPSPDDVYYPAHKNWDALNPNCYGPNTHVMWHGTGRPATQCRNFGTVYKDIVIDLAKPGCDAGPIGCYKVLRQWTVMDWCTGKVGGHNQVIKVADVEGPKILYPDSVVATMDVWSCTGIWEVPPAWLVDNCSNEIHYTVEVEDGTVIGNDESGYVVTGLPRGIQNAYIVAEDCCGNITKKIVRLNVLDNVPPVPVCIRNTVVSLVGGGSPGENITKVFAESLDNGSFDNCSPHIYFKVIRMEELLGTINGRLPPTDNRVACNGLNGDDDPDPVFAPGNQVYFDDFTKFCCADAGKTIMVVLRVFDVDPGTGPIHPNRMGRSGPNLQFVGDLFGHYSDCMVEVDVQDKVVPTLVPPPNIVVSCWFWYDFEKLRDPLDPTFGRIVTDLSVRAKVKTNDLVCQRYCVPNTLHNYPGPSAGAVPPNLPAANIACNYYNSLYNPAHPDNKYELVWGFDGYVLGGCNVTVTVTPNDDNVKCGQGVLTRTFTVRTSTGVTLSRQQTIWIVDCDPFYVNPADYCDPNDDIEWPTCISASLPGRVEIDGCGADLSPDNPRLGRPKVMNNADDNCALIAIEYDDEVFTIEPDACLKVIRTWTVIDWCQYDPSRNILTGRWEYQQVIKVRDNDDPVVTQRPYTCEPAVLDNTTGLCLGHIELCADATDNCSPLDWLFWEYKIDLYNDGVGTHSGYDFVVGSLTKRQFDNGEVPKFTHNPYADNPNSPFCASGTYPIGIHKIRWIVEDGCGNIGVRDELFEVKDCKAPTPYCLTGVITVPMPANGCVTIWAKDLDRGSYDNCTPQSRLKFYFDGDTSATSKTICCSDFVANGANDELIVDVEMWVEDLEGNTDYCKTVIIVQDNQDICDDIVDLKGRINGDLRTESNDVTNPVKMELYENGNMMLERTGSPYTFGDLKLATTYVVKPTRTEDPSNGVTTADIVKIQKHILGQEVITSPYKLIAADVTNNGKITASDISEIRKLILGVTSKFATVESWTFVPKSYVFADPTQPWGAPRTATEVFGTQREVKQSDFVAIKMGDLNGNARASNVMSGSVRTSGKLSMEIDEQEMVAGEVYKVNFKSSDFRNISGYQFTLKFDSEMLNFEGVESGVLGTTESNFGTNRVNEGILTTSWNSGTGTSYGSDETLFTVVFRSVRSGKLSGMLAITSEVTAAEAYEASEEVKGVSLNARTEQGVVESGVFELYQNNPNPFNKETVVSYRLPEAGSVKLSIYDVTGKVIRVYEIQGQKGLNTQKIERSELNGGGVLYYQLDATNHTATKRMVVVE, from the coding sequence ATGCTGGCGAAGCGATTAGCATTATTGTGCTTTAGTGTTATTGCACTTTTTCATCCTTACACCTCATTTAATCAAAGTATTCATTCTGTAGCCCGTCAGGCTAATGCCTGGATGACTGCTGAAGATGGTATTCTGGAAGTATCTCCATTCAACACTCTTCAATCTGGTAGACAAGTGCCTGGTCAGGTGACCACATCGACTATTTTGGAAGTAAATCCTACGGAGTATGTCAAATTGTTTGAGAAACATAATGGTGCTTTCAGAGTTAAAATTCCTTTCAACGGTAAAACTCTAAGCCTAATATTGTACAACAGTGCTGCAGGGGACGAAACCACAGTCTCGACTTCAACTTTGGGAGAGGTTATAGTAAAAACAGGAGCACTTTTTAGGGGCATTATTGAAGGGGATAACGCCAGTCTAGTAGGCTTAAGTTTCTTCGAAAATGGTGATATCTATGGGGTGATTTCTACTCCAACGGATGGCAATATAGTTCTGGGAAGGTTTGACGACCCATTATTCACTGGTATTGACCAGTATATGATCTATAAGGAAAGTGATTTGTTGATTACCAATGATTTCGCTTGTCGACAAGACGAACTACCTGAAGTTCCCGGATCAGGCTTGAATGATATACAAACACAAAATGCAATGGCACCCGGAGACAAATGTGTTGGTTTCGGTATTGCTGTTTCTTTCAATATGTATAGTACAGCCTTCGGGAGCAGTTTGGCCAATACGACAAATTATGTAAATGCGCTACTCAATAATGTTGGTGCTATTTATGCGACCGCAGATGTTTATATCTATTTAAACACATTATTTATATATACCACTGCTGGGAGTGATCCAAACAATTATTCAGCAGGGACTTATGAAGCTTTACTTTCCTTTGGATTTAGCCTGCCGGATAATTATATGAATGGCAATTTGTTTCAACTTTTGACAAATCATGGATTAGGTGGGGGTATTGCTTGGGTGAACGTATTGTGTGTACCTGTAGGTACTGACCCAGATGGCGGCCCGGCAGCTTATGAGTATAAAACTTCAGTTAGCGCGAATCTAACAACGCCAATTACTCAAGTTCCAACTTACTCTTGGAATGTGATGGTCGTCACCCACGAATTTGGACACAACATTGCTTCCCCTCATACACATGCTTGTTTCTGGAATGGTAATAACACTGCCATTGATGGGTGTTTTACAGTGGAAGGTGGCTGTGCTCAACCTGGATACCCTGCAGGTGGAGGAACGATCATGAGTTATTGTCATCTAGGTGGAAGACCAGGTATAAACTTTAGTTTAGGTTTTGGGCCACAGCCCGCAACATTAATGGTCAATACAATTAATTCAAAAACCTGTTTTACATCCTGCTGCTCAAGTAATTTAACGATTATGGCAGATCCGGATTTTTGTAATCCTCCTGGAACAAATGTCACGGTGACGGCTTCAGGTGCTACAGTATATTCATGGAGAGATGGAACAGGTACATTCCGTTATGGGAATTCGATTTCACAAATTGTAAACTCAAATTATACGGTAACAGTAACTGGATTCGCAAATGGAAGTTGTTTCGGTGATGAAATAGTTACGCTTACAGCTGACATAGCCTGCGCTGCTACTACAGATTGTTTTGAATATACTGGAAATATAGAGACATGGACTGTCCCTGACGGAGTGACTTCAATCACAATTGAAGCTAAAGGTGCACAAGGAGGATCAAATGAAGATTGTCCTGGTAATGGTGGTTTAGGTGCAGTGATGAAAGGAACTTTTGCAGTTACTCCTGGACAACAATTAAAATTATTAGTTGGCCAACAAGGAGGAAATGGTCGATCTGGTGCTGGAAATGGCGGTGGCGGTGGTGGAGGTAGTTTTGTAGCTACCATCGCTGATATACCCATGATTGTTGCCGGTGGTGGTGGTGGGTATCAACCAGTATATTGTGATCCATTTTCCCCTGTTAATATTGATGCAAACACTGGAGAAAACGGTTTTGATGGATATAGTGATTTAGGGGGTTCACCAAGTTTGTTTGGTATTGGCGGTACTTCTGGAAATGGTGCAACCAACAGTCCTGATGGAGGTCCTGCTGCCGGAAATGGAGGAGGATTTTATACTGATGGAGAAGTTTGTGCTTTTGGATTTCCAGGCGGAGGGGCATTTGTGAATGGTGGCGCTGGTGTGGTCTACCCTTGGGATCCAGGTTTTGGAGATGGTGGTTTCGGTGGTGGTGCATGTTGTGATAACTGGGGAGGCGGCGGTGGTGGCGGCTACTCAGGCGGCGGTGGTTCTTGGCATGGGCCAACAAATGGTGGCGGCGGTGGTTCCTATAATACAGGGACAAGCACTATGGCCAGCGTTTCCCAAACAGGAAATGGGCAAATTTGTATTACCTATAACGCGGAACCTGCCGCATGCAATCCGCCTGTGATTAGTTGTCCTGCGCCAGTAACTGTTTCTTGTGCTAGTCAAGTTCCTCCGGTTGATACAAATGGAGTGAGGATTGTAACAAGTGACTGTCCTGATACACCTATACGAGCTTTCCAAAAAGACAGCATCGTCAACCAAACTTGTGCAAATCGTTATACAATTTATAGATTTTATACAGCTAGCAATAGTGCAGGTACAACCAGATGTAGCCAGATAATAACCGTTAATGACTTAACATTACCTATTGTTACATGCCCTGCTCCGGTTACTGTGGCTTGCTCTTCATCAGTACCAGCTCCGAATATTGCTTCAGTGACAGCATCTGATAATTGTGGTGGCACAGTCAATGTTATACATGTTGGAGATGTAATTTCAGGCAGAACATGTGCAAATAAATACACGATTACTAGGACTTATAGGGGAACAGATTTATGTGGTAATTTTGCTACATGTACCCAGTTGATTACTGTAAATGATAATGTCGTCCCTATTGCTAGATGTAAAAATATTACTGTAAGTATTGATGTTTCTGGTAATGTTACCATTACTCCTGCAATGATCGACAATGGATCTACTGATAATTGTACCTTGACGGCTAATTTAAGGTATTCAATTTCACCTTCAACATTTTCTTGTGCTAATGCTGGGGTAAATAATGTCACTTTAAATGTGTATGATGAGTGCGATAATTTGGGAAGTTGTATCTCTTCGGTAACGATAATTGATGCTATTCCACCGACAATAGTACCCGCATGCCCTACAAAGACTATTACCTTGAACGCCGGTCCCGGCGAGTGTGAAGTGAGCTGGGATGCACCGCCATTCATGGCTATGGACAACTGTCCTGCAGGCCAGTATTTTGGCAGCATCAACCGCGTAGGCAACATATGCCGTACGAACGCAGCATGGCAGATATCAGGAGGAGCAGGCGCATGGGGTGTGATGTTCGACTTGGTGAACACATCAGGTGGACAATTGAATCTTCAGGAAGTGGGCTGGTTCTCATTTGCGAATGTGACGCACAATATTTATTACCGTACAGCACCCGGCCCATATGCACCGGTACAAGCAACAGCGAGTGCATGGACCTTGTGTGCTAGTAGAGTAGCAACCCATGCAGGATTTACTGGACCAAAGGATACATTCAATTTGATAACGGGAACAGCATACGATACCTTGAAAGCTTGTGATCCAATCATTGTTGACAGCTCAAAAATTGGTTGTTTGACAATGGCAGCAGGCGAGACAAGGGGTGTATATATACATGCACCAGGACAAGCTAGTGCATACTTATCCATATTCGGAGACTGTACGACAGGTATTTTTGGAGATGCAAACGTAAATACACCGGTGAACGGAGCTACGTACACAGGAGGCTTATTTACAGCGCCGTTTGTGAACTCATCATTTGGATTTGGAAACACAAACTGGATCGGACATATCGGATATGCGGTAGCAACATCGAATCGTGTAAGATTGGTACAGACATGTGGAGCACCATATGGTCCTGGATGTTTCTTCCCGATAGGATGTACGACCTTGTGTTATACAGCCTCAGATGCATCAGGTAACGTAACGAACTGCACATTTGACGTTTGTGTAAATGCATATGCCAATCCGAAGAGAAGTTTGTCATGCAATGACAATATTCAGGTGAGCCTTGACGAGAATTGTTTTGCAACGATAGGAGCAGACGATATATTGGAAGGAGGCCCATACGGATGTTATGATGATTATATCGTGGAGATCAGGAATTGGACGACAGGCCAGTTGATTGATAGACAACCTGCAGTACCGGGAAGTCAGGTAGGATCACAGGATATCGGCAAGAATTATGAAGCAAAAGTAATCGATCCTGCGACAGGCAACAGCTGCTGGGGTCATATCACAATAGAAGATAAGTTAGCACCGGAATTAACATGTCCTGCTGACGTAACAATAGGTTGTACAGCGAGCACATTACCATCAAATACAGGGACACCTGTTGTAGACGAGAACTGTAGCAGCTACACGTTGACTTACAGAGACAATGTGACACAAGGAAGTTGTGCATTGGGCTATGACAAGAGGATAGTAAGAACCTGGACAGCAATTGATGGCAGTGGCAACAAGGGAAGCTGTGTACAGACGATCACAGTGAGCATAGGCGACCTGAACGACGTATTGGCACCATCAAACTATGATGGCGTACCGGGCAATAAAGCGATGTTGGCTTGTGATGCGAAGATCGACAGGAACAAAGACGTTACCCCACACGAAGTAGCACCGGATACTTGTATCGACGGCTACTTGTTGGACAGCGTATACTGGAGAGCAAATCCTACCCGACCAAACATCTATTTGGGAGTAGGAGGAGCAGCAGGAAGAAGGATACCAAGAGTATTGGGCTGGAATTGTATCGACGATGTGAACGATGCGAATTTCGGACATCCAAGTCCTGATGATGTATATTATCCTGCACACAAGAACTGGGATGCATTGAATCCGAACTGTTATGGACCGAACACGCACGTGATGTGGCACGGAACAGGTCGTCCGGCGACGCAGTGCCGCAATTTTGGAACAGTGTACAAAGACATCGTGATCGACTTGGCAAAACCGGGCTGTGATGCGGGTCCAATAGGCTGTTACAAAGTGTTGAGACAGTGGACAGTGATGGATTGGTGTACAGGCAAAGTAGGCGGACACAATCAGGTGATCAAAGTAGCGGACGTAGAAGGACCGAAAATATTGTATCCGGATTCAGTAGTAGCAACAATGGATGTATGGAGCTGTACAGGAATCTGGGAAGTACCACCGGCCTGGTTGGTAGACAACTGCAGCAATGAAATACACTATACAGTAGAAGTAGAAGACGGAACAGTAATCGGCAACGACGAGAGTGGATATGTAGTAACAGGCTTGCCGAGAGGAATCCAGAATGCATATATCGTAGCAGAAGACTGTTGTGGCAATATCACGAAGAAGATTGTGAGATTGAATGTATTGGACAATGTACCACCGGTACCGGTGTGTATCAGGAATACAGTAGTGAGTTTGGTAGGCGGCGGTAGCCCTGGAGAAAATATCACGAAAGTATTTGCAGAATCATTGGACAATGGTTCATTTGACAACTGTTCACCGCACATTTATTTCAAAGTGATCAGAATGGAAGAGTTGTTGGGCACAATCAACGGACGCCTTCCACCGACAGACAACCGAGTAGCATGTAATGGATTGAACGGAGACGATGATCCGGATCCTGTATTTGCACCGGGCAATCAGGTATATTTTGACGACTTCACGAAGTTCTGCTGTGCAGATGCCGGCAAGACGATCATGGTAGTGTTGAGAGTCTTTGACGTAGATCCGGGCACGGGCCCAATCCATCCGAACAGAATGGGAAGAAGCGGACCGAATCTACAGTTTGTAGGGGACTTGTTTGGTCACTACAGCGACTGTATGGTAGAAGTCGACGTACAAGACAAGGTAGTACCGACATTGGTGCCGCCACCGAATATCGTAGTGAGCTGCTGGTTCTGGTATGATTTTGAAAAATTGCGTGATCCATTGGATCCAACATTTGGACGAATCGTAACGGACTTGAGCGTAAGAGCGAAAGTGAAAACAAACGACCTGGTATGTCAGAGATACTGTGTGCCAAATACATTGCACAACTATCCTGGCCCATCAGCAGGGGCAGTACCACCGAATTTACCTGCAGCAAACATAGCATGTAACTACTACAACAGCTTGTACAATCCGGCCCATCCGGACAACAAGTATGAGTTGGTATGGGGCTTTGATGGATATGTGTTGGGTGGCTGTAACGTAACAGTAACAGTGACACCAAACGATGACAACGTGAAGTGTGGACAAGGAGTCTTGACAAGAACGTTCACAGTAAGAACGTCAACGGGAGTAACCTTGAGCCGTCAGCAGACGATCTGGATAGTGGACTGTGATCCATTCTATGTGAATCCTGCAGACTACTGCGATCCAAACGACGACATCGAATGGCCAACCTGTATCAGCGCGAGCTTACCGGGAAGAGTAGAGATCGACGGATGTGGAGCTGACTTAAGCCCTGACAATCCAAGATTGGGCAGACCGAAAGTGATGAACAATGCAGACGACAACTGTGCATTGATCGCAATCGAATATGATGATGAAGTATTTACAATCGAGCCGGATGCGTGCTTGAAAGTGATCAGGACGTGGACAGTAATCGACTGGTGCCAGTACGATCCAAGCAGAAACATCCTGACAGGCCGTTGGGAGTATCAGCAGGTGATCAAGGTGAGAGACAACGACGATCCTGTGGTAACACAGCGACCATACACATGTGAGCCGGCAGTATTAGACAATACAACAGGCTTGTGTTTAGGTCATATCGAGTTGTGTGCAGATGCAACAGACAACTGTAGCCCACTAGACTGGTTATTCTGGGAATACAAGATCGACTTGTACAATGACGGAGTAGGCACACACAGTGGCTATGACTTTGTAGTAGGCTCATTGACGAAGCGTCAGTTTGACAATGGAGAAGTGCCGAAGTTTACACACAATCCATATGCAGACAATCCAAACAGCCCATTCTGTGCAAGTGGAACGTATCCAATCGGAATCCACAAGATCAGATGGATCGTAGAGGATGGATGTGGAAATATCGGAGTGAGAGACGAATTGTTTGAAGTGAAGGACTGCAAAGCACCGACACCATACTGTTTGACAGGAGTGATCACAGTACCAATGCCAGCCAATGGATGTGTGACAATCTGGGCAAAAGATTTGGACAGAGGTTCATATGACAATTGTACACCACAGAGCAGATTGAAGTTCTACTTTGACGGAGATACAAGTGCAACAAGTAAGACCATCTGTTGTAGCGACTTTGTAGCAAATGGAGCAAACGACGAGTTGATCGTAGACGTTGAAATGTGGGTAGAAGACCTGGAAGGCAATACAGACTATTGCAAGACAGTAATCATCGTACAAGACAATCAGGATATCTGTGATGATATAGTAGACTTGAAAGGAAGAATCAACGGAGATTTGCGAACAGAAAGCAATGACGTGACAAATCCGGTGAAGATGGAGTTGTATGAAAACGGAAATATGATGTTAGAGCGTACAGGAAGCCCATACACATTTGGCGACTTGAAGTTGGCGACAACATATGTAGTAAAACCTACAAGAACAGAAGATCCATCCAATGGAGTAACGACAGCAGATATCGTGAAGATACAGAAGCATATCTTAGGTCAGGAAGTGATCACAAGCCCATACAAGTTGATTGCAGCAGATGTAACAAACAATGGCAAGATCACAGCAAGTGACATCAGCGAGATCAGGAAGTTGATCTTGGGAGTTACGAGCAAGTTTGCAACAGTAGAATCATGGACATTTGTACCGAAGAGCTATGTATTTGCAGATCCAACACAGCCATGGGGTGCACCACGCACAGCCACAGAGGTGTTTGGCACGCAGAGAGAAGTGAAACAAAGTGACTTTGTAGCGATAAAGATGGGAGACTTGAACGGCAATGCCAGAGCGAGCAACGTGATGAGCGGAAGCGTGAGGACATCGGGCAAGTTGAGCATGGAAATCGATGAGCAGGAAATGGTAGCAGGAGAAGTATACAAAGTAAACTTCAAGTCAAGCGATTTCCGCAACATCAGTGGATACCAGTTCACATTGAAGTTTGACAGTGAGATGTTGAACTTTGAAGGAGTAGAAAGCGGAGTATTGGGTACAACAGAATCCAACTTTGGAACGAACCGCGTGAACGAAGGAATCTTGACAACGAGCTGGAACAGCGGTACAGGAACAAGTTATGGCAGCGACGAAACATTATTCACAGTAGTATTCCGCAGCGTACGCAGCGGTAAGTTAAGCGGCATGTTGGCGATCACAAGTGAAGTGACAGCAGCAGAAGCATACGAAGCTAGTGAAGAAGTGAAAGGCGTGAGCTTGAATGCAAGAACAGAACAAGGAGTAGTAGAGAGTGGAGTATTCGAGTTGTATCAGAACAATCCGAATCCATTCAACAAGGAGACAGTGGTGAGCTACCGATTACCGGAAGCAGGATCTGTTAAATTGAGCATCTACGACGTGACAGGTAAAGTGATCCGAGTGTATGAGATCCAAGGTCAAAAAGGCTTGAATACACAGAAGATCGAGAGATCAGAGTTGAATGGCGGCGGCGTACTGTACTATCAGTTAGACGCAACAAACCATACAGCTACGAAGCGCATGGTAGTAGTAGAGTAA